A single window of Drosophila suzukii chromosome 3, CBGP_Dsuzu_IsoJpt1.0, whole genome shotgun sequence DNA harbors:
- the Ccm3 gene encoding programmed cell death protein 10 produces the protein MTMGEPTTSLVLPVILRPIFSQLERRDVGAAQSLRSAILKSEQNNPGFCYDLVATIVRRADLNVNLNEAVLRLQGNITEADLNEYRLTRTEEPFQELNRKSVALKVILSRIPDEINDRKTFLETIKEIASAIKKLLDVVNEIGSFIPGVTGKQAVEQRKKEFVKYSKKFSTTLKEYFKEGQPNAVFISALFLIRQTNQIMLTVKSKCE, from the exons ATGACAATGGGCGAGCCAACCACGTCTCTCGTTCTGCCCGTCATACTGCGGCCCATTTTCTCCCAG CTTGAGCGACGCGACGTAGGCGCTGCCCAATCTCTGCGCTCCGCCATTCTCAAATCGGAGCAGAACAATCCGGGCTTCTGCTATGACCTCGTCGCCACCATTGTGCGGCGGGCCGATCTGAACGTGAATCTAAACGAGGCCGTGCTCCGATTGCAGGGCAACATTACGGAAGCGGATC TCAACGAGTACCGCTTGACGCGCACGGAGGAGCCTTTCCAGGAGCTCAACCGCAAGTCCGTGGCCCTCAAGGTGATCCTGAGTCGCATACCCGATGAGATAAACGACAGGAAGACCTTCCTGGAGACCATCAA GGAAATCGCCAGCGCCATAAAGAAACTGCTCGATGTGGTCAACGAGATCGGCTCGTTCATACCGGGCGTTACGGGCAAGCAGGCTGTGGAGCAGCGAAAGAAGGAGTTTGTCAAATATTCCAAGAAGTTCAGCACAACGCTGAAGGAGTACTTCAAAGAAGGACA ACCGAATGCAGTATTCATAAGTGCACTTTTTCTAATACGGCAAACGAATCAAATAATGCTGACAGTTAAGAGTAAATGCGAGTAG